Proteins co-encoded in one Marinobacter gudaonensis genomic window:
- a CDS encoding LysR family transcriptional regulator: MDISRVDLNLLVYLDVLLRERNVTKAANHLGITQPAMSNGLRRLRDLFSDPLLVRTSEGMSATERARELQPLVRGILSDIEQAVQEKTPFSALESQRVFRIMASDYAESCLMPRVLRRIRQEAPQVTLDVLTPSDVSFLDVEQGRLDMAINRFDKIPQSFHQKTLWTEYFACLMNARNPLLREPFTLDTYLDASHIWVSKTGFGVGVGVNPKDVQRLGWVDEALSRMGRKRQISVFTRHYQVAMLLAEQHDLIATLPSRAAWLQKDNPNLVVKVPPFEIPPFELKMAWSPLLQHNADHQWLRKLIAEVASEVDTEFAPFGTRFEAPEAPQAHHSER; this comes from the coding sequence GTGGACATATCCCGCGTTGACCTTAACCTCCTTGTGTATCTGGATGTGCTGCTGCGGGAGCGGAATGTGACCAAGGCGGCAAACCATCTGGGGATCACTCAGCCGGCCATGAGTAACGGGTTGCGACGCTTGAGGGATCTGTTCAGCGATCCACTGCTGGTGCGCACCAGTGAGGGCATGAGCGCCACTGAGCGCGCGCGGGAACTGCAACCGCTGGTCCGGGGCATTCTTTCCGACATCGAGCAGGCGGTGCAGGAAAAGACGCCGTTCTCGGCCCTGGAGAGCCAGCGGGTGTTCCGGATCATGGCCAGTGATTACGCCGAATCCTGCCTGATGCCGCGAGTACTGCGCCGTATTCGCCAGGAAGCTCCCCAGGTGACCCTCGACGTGCTCACGCCGAGCGATGTCAGTTTCCTCGACGTTGAGCAGGGGCGGCTCGACATGGCGATCAACCGGTTTGACAAGATTCCCCAGTCCTTTCATCAGAAAACGCTCTGGACAGAATATTTTGCCTGCCTGATGAACGCCCGGAACCCGTTGCTGCGAGAGCCCTTCACGCTCGACACCTATCTGGACGCCAGCCATATCTGGGTGAGCAAGACCGGATTCGGCGTGGGCGTTGGTGTCAATCCCAAGGATGTCCAGCGGCTGGGCTGGGTGGATGAGGCCTTGTCGCGCATGGGCCGAAAACGGCAGATCTCGGTCTTTACCCGCCACTATCAGGTGGCCATGCTCCTGGCGGAACAGCACGACCTGATCGCCACACTGCCGTCGCGGGCAGCCTGGCTGCAGAAGGATAACCCCAATCTCGTGGTTAAGGTGCCCCCGTTCGAGATTCCGCCGTTCGAGCTGAAGATGGCGTGGAGTCCACTGCTTCAGCACAATGCAGACCATCAATGGTTGCGCAAACTGATCGCAGAGGTCGCCAGTGAAGTGGATACCGAGTTTGCGCCTTTCGGCACACGGTTCGAGGCCCCGGAAGCGCCCCAGGCTCACCACTCAGAGCGGTAG
- a CDS encoding glutathione peroxidase: MAGTTVYDFTAKDIKGTERSLSDYKGKVLLIVNTASKCGFTPQFEGLQALHTELGERGFEVLGFPCNQFLSQDPGNDDAISQFCSLNYGVDFPMFSKIEVNGDGAHPLFQFLKREAKGLMGSEKVKWNFTKFLVGPDGRVVRRYPPTTKPEDIRKDIEKLLPA, from the coding sequence ATGGCCGGAACAACGGTTTACGATTTCACGGCAAAGGACATCAAGGGCACAGAGCGCAGTCTGTCGGATTACAAGGGCAAGGTGTTGTTGATCGTCAACACCGCCAGCAAATGTGGATTTACACCGCAGTTCGAGGGACTTCAGGCCCTTCATACCGAGCTTGGAGAGCGCGGATTCGAGGTGCTCGGGTTTCCCTGCAACCAGTTCCTGAGCCAGGATCCAGGTAACGACGACGCTATCAGCCAGTTCTGTAGCCTGAACTATGGCGTGGATTTTCCGATGTTTTCCAAGATTGAAGTGAACGGCGACGGCGCCCATCCGCTGTTTCAGTTCCTCAAGCGCGAAGCCAAGGGTCTGATGGGTTCCGAGAAGGTTAAATGGAATTTCACCAAGTTCCTCGTGGGACCGGACGGCCGCGTAGTACGGCGTTATCCGCCTACCACCAAGCCTGAAGACATTCGCAAGGATATCGAGAAGTTGTTGCCGGCGTGA
- a CDS encoding hybrid sensor histidine kinase/response regulator, whose translation MKKGFQQRLSYRLTRDTVLVAMALGLVLNIVQITLDYFSAEESMEKEIHALIDISYSPASQIAYNIDVRLAEELLDGLLRHPATIDARIIDNDGGTMAASSKSSPASSYRWVSDLLFGSDRVFRQELQVPQLEDLPLGHLIVTIDTYHYGAQFLQRAGYTLISGLLKSLILSAALLMIFYFVLTRPMLNVISALSQVRASSPEKVRLPIPANHRHDEIGTMVSIINQHLETIDSSLAQLRTAESAMKNYSTQLEQEVEDRTREISEKNEALQRGNRALVKAKEDAVRRARARANFLASMSHEIRTPLNGVLGMLGLALEGELDPAQRNRLEIALNAGESLLGLLNDILDISKVEAGKLSLENIPFSVRHLVEECATLHAQQARRKKIQLVSDIDPNLPEHFLGDPTRLRQVLNNLMSNAIKFTDEGSVKIRVGRSGGSLRIDVVDTGIGMSREGLHRIFSPFSQADADTTRLYGGTGLGLTLCRQLVERMHGQILVDSKEGAGTHFTVTLPLPVQDPETGPAPLPIDPALQALGIAMAIPPDNPHRPAIEALLRHWGLPIRGASRHQDGLLLATATAQDTEALAFAESWPGPGVILADDSGTLSPASHRYQLLSLPLRREDLYRCLNRAAGLAQTNVENSTGTPVLETPDGGGALSILLVEDNQVNQMVASSLLKKLGHETDHAENGLKAIEALATKHYDLVLMDCQMPVMDGYEATRRIRENPEWKDLPIIAVTANVMQGDREDCLASGMNDYITKPYRREELREAINRWRPGPQSSHSDTP comes from the coding sequence GTGAAGAAGGGCTTTCAGCAACGACTTTCCTATCGACTGACCCGCGACACGGTACTGGTTGCCATGGCGCTGGGCCTGGTGCTGAACATCGTCCAGATTACCCTGGACTACTTCAGTGCCGAGGAATCCATGGAAAAGGAAATCCACGCGCTGATCGACATCAGCTACAGCCCGGCCTCCCAGATCGCCTACAACATCGACGTTCGCCTCGCTGAGGAACTGCTCGACGGACTGCTCCGCCACCCGGCCACCATCGACGCCCGCATCATCGACAACGACGGTGGCACCATGGCCGCTTCCAGCAAAAGCAGCCCTGCCTCTTCCTATCGCTGGGTCAGCGACCTGCTGTTTGGTTCAGACCGCGTTTTTCGCCAGGAGCTGCAGGTACCGCAGCTCGAAGACCTGCCCCTCGGACACCTGATCGTGACCATAGACACCTATCACTACGGGGCGCAGTTTTTGCAGAGGGCCGGTTACACCCTGATCAGCGGCCTGCTCAAGAGCCTGATCCTGTCAGCGGCATTGCTGATGATCTTCTATTTCGTACTGACCCGACCCATGCTCAATGTCATCAGCGCGCTCAGCCAGGTTCGCGCGAGCTCACCAGAAAAGGTCCGGTTGCCGATCCCGGCAAACCATCGGCACGATGAAATCGGCACCATGGTGAGCATCATCAACCAGCATCTTGAAACCATTGATTCCAGTTTGGCGCAGTTGCGCACCGCCGAGAGCGCCATGAAGAACTATTCCACCCAGCTGGAGCAGGAGGTGGAAGACCGGACGCGGGAGATATCCGAGAAGAACGAGGCACTGCAACGGGGTAACCGGGCTCTGGTCAAAGCCAAGGAAGACGCGGTTCGACGGGCGCGGGCCCGGGCCAACTTCCTGGCCAGCATGAGCCATGAGATTCGTACGCCGCTGAACGGCGTTCTGGGCATGCTTGGGCTGGCCCTGGAAGGGGAACTGGACCCCGCCCAGCGCAATCGTCTGGAGATTGCCCTCAATGCCGGCGAAAGTCTGCTGGGACTGCTCAACGACATCCTGGACATTTCCAAAGTTGAAGCCGGCAAACTGAGCCTCGAAAACATCCCCTTCAGCGTGCGACACCTGGTCGAAGAGTGCGCAACCCTGCACGCGCAGCAGGCGAGACGCAAGAAGATACAGCTGGTATCCGACATTGACCCTAACCTGCCCGAACACTTCCTCGGCGACCCCACCCGTCTGCGGCAGGTCCTCAACAATCTGATGAGCAACGCCATCAAATTCACGGATGAGGGCAGCGTAAAAATCCGGGTGGGCCGTTCTGGCGGCAGCCTCCGGATCGACGTGGTCGATACCGGCATTGGCATGTCAAGAGAGGGACTGCATCGGATTTTCTCGCCCTTCTCCCAGGCAGACGCCGATACTACCCGTCTTTACGGTGGCACCGGACTCGGCCTGACTCTGTGCCGGCAGCTCGTGGAGCGCATGCATGGCCAGATTCTGGTGGACTCCAAAGAGGGCGCCGGAACTCACTTCACCGTTACCCTGCCCCTGCCAGTCCAGGACCCCGAGACCGGGCCTGCCCCATTGCCGATCGACCCGGCTTTGCAAGCCTTGGGAATCGCCATGGCGATTCCCCCGGACAATCCGCATCGCCCGGCCATTGAGGCCCTGCTGCGCCACTGGGGCCTTCCCATCCGTGGAGCCAGCCGCCATCAGGACGGACTGCTGCTTGCCACGGCGACCGCGCAAGACACTGAGGCCCTCGCCTTCGCGGAAAGCTGGCCGGGCCCCGGCGTCATTCTGGCGGACGACAGTGGCACACTGTCGCCCGCCAGCCATCGGTACCAGTTGCTGTCTCTGCCACTGCGGCGGGAGGATCTGTATCGATGCCTCAATCGCGCTGCGGGACTGGCGCAAACGAACGTTGAAAATTCAACGGGCACGCCGGTACTCGAGACACCCGACGGTGGAGGGGCTCTGTCGATTCTCCTGGTTGAGGACAACCAGGTTAACCAGATGGTTGCCAGCAGCCTGCTGAAAAAGCTCGGACATGAAACGGACCATGCCGAGAATGGCCTGAAAGCCATCGAGGCGCTGGCCACGAAGCACTATGATCTGGTTCTGATGGATTGCCAGATGCCCGTTATGGATGGCTATGAGGCAACGCGTCGAATCCGGGAGAATCCCGAGTGGAAAGATCTACCGATTATTGCGGTGACAGCCAATGTTATGCAGGGCGACCGTGAAGACTGCCTGGCATCCGGCATGAACGATTACATCACCAAGCCTTACCGACGCGAAGAGCTCAGGGAAGCCATCAACCGCTGGCGCCCGGGGCCGCAAAGCAGCCATTCGGACACCCCCTGA
- a CDS encoding GNAT family N-acetyltransferase, with protein sequence MDIRFRKYSWQLAPASVRDIRERVFIREQKVPPELEWDQTDEIADHYLAVLPDNTPAGVARLFSTLEETGHIGRMAILPEHRGSGIGEALLRHLIQESAGRFSELRLSAQEHAIPFYQRSGFHVCSDVYDDAGIPHYDMRCLAPELAAQALTTVDHPMILGMDSDSWLFNSEHRLVALMDSVVGQAGQRIWLYDRLLSHDLYDRHRFRELISTLARRHRLSEVRLLIHDDKPLVKRRHRLVELMRRLPSRMELRLVNTDYPVANQPFALVDREGVVYRHDFDKPEGFAKFSDGGRVKLLSEDFQRMWDAARPSVELRELPL encoded by the coding sequence ATGGACATCCGTTTCCGAAAATACAGCTGGCAACTGGCGCCCGCCTCCGTGCGGGACATCCGCGAGCGCGTATTCATCCGCGAACAGAAGGTGCCGCCCGAGCTTGAGTGGGATCAGACCGATGAGATTGCCGACCATTACCTGGCAGTGCTCCCGGACAACACCCCGGCAGGCGTTGCCCGATTGTTCTCGACGCTCGAGGAAACCGGCCACATTGGCCGAATGGCAATCCTGCCAGAACATCGGGGAAGCGGCATTGGCGAGGCGCTGCTTCGCCACCTGATTCAGGAATCCGCCGGCCGCTTCTCGGAGCTCCGGCTCTCAGCCCAGGAACACGCCATCCCCTTCTACCAGCGCTCCGGCTTCCACGTCTGTTCAGACGTGTATGACGACGCCGGCATACCCCACTACGACATGCGTTGCCTGGCGCCGGAACTGGCCGCGCAGGCGCTGACAACCGTGGACCACCCGATGATCCTGGGCATGGACAGCGATTCCTGGTTGTTCAACAGCGAACATCGACTGGTTGCCCTCATGGACTCAGTTGTAGGCCAGGCGGGCCAGCGGATCTGGCTGTATGATCGCCTGCTGTCACACGACCTGTACGACCGTCACCGGTTTCGTGAATTGATTTCCACACTCGCCCGGCGCCATCGACTCAGCGAAGTACGTCTGCTGATCCACGACGACAAGCCTCTGGTGAAGCGTCGACATCGGCTGGTGGAACTGATGCGGCGACTGCCCAGCCGGATGGAGCTGCGACTGGTCAACACCGACTATCCGGTGGCCAATCAGCCATTCGCCCTGGTGGACAGGGAGGGTGTGGTTTACCGCCACGACTTCGACAAGCCGGAAGGGTTTGCCAAGTTTTCCGACGGTGGTCGTGTGAAGCTGCTGTCCGAGGATTTCCAGCGCATGTGGGACGCTGCCCGGCCTTCCGTGGAGCTACGCGAACTACCGCTCTGA